A window from Leptothermofonsia sichuanensis E412 encodes these proteins:
- a CDS encoding photosystem II reaction center protein K, which yields MEAALLLAKLPEAYSVFDPLVDVMPVIPVFFLLLAFVWQAAVGFR from the coding sequence ATGGAAGCTGCGCTGCTGTTAGCAAAATTGCCTGAGGCATATTCAGTTTTTGATCCCCTGGTTGACGTAATGCCTGTTATTCCAGTTTTCTTCTTGCTGCTAGCATTTGTTTGGCAAGCGGCTGTTGGTTTTAGATAA
- a CDS encoding response regulator transcription factor yields MYKIAVLDDDQSWNVAVKRFFSRHGFEVKTYENPADFMNEAQQYDLALIDFYLSSSPDAINDLNGYAIIRHLKRSLKACPILVIVSAFVDMESARLFPEADFFLVKDIGLDSIMQRTRELLESRKNRSVIRAV; encoded by the coding sequence GTGTACAAAATTGCTGTCTTGGACGACGATCAGTCCTGGAATGTTGCTGTGAAGCGGTTTTTTAGCCGACATGGGTTTGAAGTAAAAACCTATGAAAACCCTGCTGATTTTATGAATGAAGCCCAGCAGTACGATCTGGCGCTAATTGACTTCTACCTGTCCTCCAGTCCAGACGCAATTAATGACTTGAATGGATATGCAATTATCCGGCACCTGAAGCGGAGCCTGAAAGCTTGCCCCATTCTGGTAATTGTTTCTGCCTTTGTCGATATGGAAAGTGCTCGTCTATTTCCAGAGGCAGACTTTTTTCTGGTAAAGGATATCGGTTTAGACTCAATTATGCAACGAACCAGAGAATTATTAGAATCCCGCAAAAACCGATCTGTGATCAGAGCGGTTTGA
- a CDS encoding serine/threonine protein kinase, translating to MTTDPYIGRLLSNRYQIVELVGKGAMGRVYQAEDVLLGGVIAVKFLSHALLNKKMRDRFKAEARTCAQLGQKTIHIVRVTDYGVDDEDIPFYVMEYLKGQSLSEIINAHPIPLLRFLSLSRQICLGLQVAHQGLKIDNRICPIIHRDIKPSNILVSQDASFGELVKILDFGIAKLIQEDSGQTNSFMGTLAYSSPEQMEGRELDARSDIYSLGVMMFEMLTGKIPLQAETHSFGAWYRAHHSQPPRSFSTANPSLKIPKALENLVMSCLEKSPQSRPQSISEVLRALEPLDQRYSASRDISARISGVLPKKLDFPETSDRTLPFVDEICRSITWPASKPVAQIVFAQKITTSKGAMPAIWVMLPQKEIQNLQVNRLYNKIYKNFLCAMQPHPMLLWITAVCSRVQGQDQGPRWMPCYLDLKTSYGEEMLRLLAEKGQYQVLLFALENPEPCAHTIAVGINASQCSQLKQWAITTHSLVSVGKPTFSKDLLKAELEKLKPKVSEELENDSYPPL from the coding sequence ATGACAACAGATCCCTATATTGGACGGCTGCTCTCAAACCGTTACCAGATTGTAGAACTGGTTGGCAAAGGAGCAATGGGAAGAGTTTACCAGGCAGAGGATGTCCTCCTGGGTGGAGTCATTGCGGTTAAATTCCTATCCCATGCCTTGCTGAATAAGAAAATGCGCGATCGCTTCAAAGCTGAAGCCCGCACCTGCGCTCAACTGGGTCAAAAAACAATTCACATCGTCCGTGTCACTGACTATGGTGTAGATGATGAAGATATTCCTTTCTACGTGATGGAATATTTGAAAGGGCAAAGTCTGAGCGAAATTATTAACGCCCATCCGATTCCGCTGCTCCGATTCCTCAGCCTGTCTCGCCAGATTTGTCTGGGGTTGCAGGTTGCCCATCAAGGATTGAAGATTGACAATAGAATTTGTCCCATCATCCATCGGGATATTAAACCCAGCAACATTCTGGTCAGCCAGGATGCCAGCTTCGGAGAACTGGTCAAGATCCTGGATTTTGGCATTGCCAAGCTAATTCAGGAAGATAGTGGACAGACCAACTCTTTCATGGGAACGCTGGCTTATTCTTCGCCTGAGCAGATGGAAGGTCGGGAACTGGACGCCCGCTCCGACATCTATAGCCTGGGTGTCATGATGTTTGAAATGTTGACCGGCAAGATTCCCCTCCAGGCTGAAACCCACTCCTTTGGTGCCTGGTATCGAGCGCATCACTCTCAGCCGCCGCGCAGTTTCTCAACTGCAAATCCCAGCCTGAAAATCCCCAAGGCTCTGGAAAACTTGGTGATGAGCTGTTTAGAAAAATCTCCCCAGTCTCGTCCCCAGTCGATATCTGAGGTCTTGAGAGCCTTGGAGCCTCTGGACCAGCGCTACAGCGCGAGTCGAGATATTAGCGCTCGCATCAGTGGAGTGCTTCCCAAGAAATTAGATTTCCCGGAAACCTCTGATAGAACTCTCCCTTTTGTTGATGAAATTTGCCGGTCAATCACCTGGCCCGCCAGCAAGCCTGTCGCTCAAATCGTCTTTGCTCAGAAAATTACCACCAGTAAGGGGGCAATGCCCGCTATCTGGGTAATGCTGCCTCAAAAAGAGATCCAGAACCTTCAAGTTAATCGGCTCTATAACAAGATTTACAAAAATTTTCTCTGCGCCATGCAGCCCCATCCCATGCTGCTGTGGATTACTGCTGTTTGTAGTCGTGTCCAGGGGCAAGACCAGGGACCCCGGTGGATGCCCTGCTATCTGGATCTCAAAACCTCCTACGGGGAGGAAATGCTCCGCCTGCTGGCGGAGAAAGGGCAATACCAGGTTCTCCTGTTTGCGCTGGAAAATCCTGAGCCTTGTGCGCACACGATCGCCGTTGGCATTAACGCCTCCCAGTGCTCCCAGTTAAAGCAATGGGCAATCACCACTCATTCTCTGGTGTCTGTGGGCAAACCAACCTTCAGCAAAGACCTGTTAAAAGCAGAATTGGAAAAACTCAAACCCAAAGTCTCTGAAGAGCTGGAAAATGACTCATATCCGCCTCTATAG
- a CDS encoding anhydro-N-acetylmuramic acid kinase, with translation MLYNYQMRFIGLISGTSVDGIDAALVEISDTDGRLQVNLLAGETYPYPAALREQILAVCAGTPLSMAEFAALDDAIAHQFARAALRIQSGHPPAVAIGSHGQTVFHRPPDGVEKPGNREAQESGSGETGKTPPSNPEPARSLPPSHPLPLGYSLQLGRGAAIAHLTGITTISNFRAADIAAGGQGAPLVSALDVALLSHPTLNRCVQNIGGIGNLTYLPARCQTSPHPPSIRGWDTGPGNVLLDLAVQRLSGGTKTYDRDGAWAASGTPCQELVNHWLEQPFFQIPPPKSTGRELFGPAYLEQCLADADQHSLTPADTLATLTELTAASIALNYRRFLPQMPDQVLLCGGGSKNLYLKRRLQTHLETSSVLTTDDVGLNADFKEAITFAVLAYWRQKGIPGNLPEVTGAKQAVLLGEIYQVI, from the coding sequence GTGCTGTATAACTACCAAATGCGCTTCATTGGACTGATCAGTGGCACTTCTGTGGACGGAATTGATGCTGCACTGGTTGAAATTTCGGATACTGATGGACGGCTGCAAGTTAACCTTTTAGCAGGAGAAACTTATCCCTATCCGGCTGCCCTGCGTGAGCAAATTCTGGCTGTGTGTGCCGGTACTCCCCTATCAATGGCAGAGTTCGCTGCCCTGGACGACGCGATCGCCCACCAATTTGCCCGGGCAGCTCTTAGAATCCAGTCTGGACATCCTCCAGCGGTTGCGATCGGTTCCCACGGGCAAACGGTCTTCCATCGACCTCCAGACGGAGTGGAGAAGCCGGGAAATAGAGAAGCGCAGGAGTCGGGGAGTGGTGAAACAGGGAAAACTCCGCCATCCAACCCCGAACCAGCTAGATCTCTCCCCCCTTCCCATCCCCTTCCCCTCGGTTACTCGCTTCAGCTCGGACGTGGCGCTGCCATTGCCCACCTGACCGGCATTACCACAATCAGTAACTTCCGTGCGGCGGACATTGCCGCTGGCGGACAGGGGGCACCTCTGGTTTCTGCCCTGGATGTCGCGCTTCTTTCCCATCCAACCCTGAACCGTTGCGTCCAGAACATCGGTGGAATTGGAAACCTCACCTACCTGCCCGCCAGGTGCCAGACATCACCCCACCCCCCTTCCATCCGTGGGTGGGACACTGGACCCGGCAATGTTTTGCTTGATCTGGCCGTTCAGCGTCTTTCCGGTGGGACAAAAACCTATGACAGAGACGGAGCCTGGGCAGCCAGCGGAACCCCCTGTCAGGAATTGGTCAATCACTGGTTAGAACAACCGTTTTTCCAGATCCCTCCCCCAAAGTCAACCGGAAGAGAATTATTCGGTCCCGCCTATTTAGAACAGTGCCTGGCGGATGCAGACCAGCATTCCCTGACGCCTGCCGACACGCTGGCAACCCTGACTGAACTGACGGCTGCTTCTATCGCCCTCAATTACCGGCGCTTTCTACCCCAAATGCCCGATCAGGTTTTGCTATGTGGCGGGGGCAGCAAGAATCTATACTTGAAGAGGCGGTTGCAGACTCATCTGGAAACCTCTTCCGTGCTGACAACCGACGACGTTGGATTGAACGCCGATTTTAAGGAGGCAATTACCTTTGCTGTACTTGCCTACTGGCGGCAAAAAGGCATTCCTGGCAATCTCCCTGAAGTGACTGGGGCAAAGCAAGCCGTCCTTTTAGGGGAAATTTACCAGGTGATTTGA
- a CDS encoding class I SAM-dependent methyltransferase, producing the protein MTIMPFKDCFSQLARGYARYRPHYPPSLFEYLISLIPDGTIAWDCATGNGQVALALTNYVQQVYATDASFQQIEQAFQHERIHYQVAPAEKTNLADHSVDLVTVGQALHWFDLESFYQEVRRVVKPTGIIAVWCYGFFEIPDASQPIHQALQHFFELIEPFWTPERDLVNQRYQTIPFPFEEVASPPFVMVADWTAHHLIGYLGTWSAVHLFSQQKGQAAIASALNDLEAAWEDSATPLLVRWQLHTRIGKVE; encoded by the coding sequence ATGACAATAATGCCATTTAAGGATTGTTTTTCCCAACTGGCGCGGGGCTATGCCCGCTATCGTCCCCATTACCCGCCATCCCTGTTTGAATACCTCATCAGTCTGATTCCAGACGGCACCATTGCCTGGGACTGTGCAACAGGCAATGGTCAGGTTGCTCTTGCCCTGACAAATTATGTTCAACAAGTCTATGCCACGGATGCCAGTTTCCAGCAAATTGAACAGGCATTCCAGCATGAACGCATTCATTATCAGGTTGCCCCAGCAGAAAAAACCAATCTGGCGGATCACTCGGTTGATCTGGTGACTGTAGGTCAGGCTCTCCACTGGTTTGATCTGGAGTCTTTCTATCAGGAGGTGAGGCGGGTTGTTAAGCCAACCGGAATTATTGCAGTCTGGTGCTATGGTTTTTTTGAAATTCCTGATGCCAGTCAACCCATTCATCAGGCTTTGCAGCATTTCTTTGAATTAATTGAGCCATTCTGGACTCCAGAGCGGGATCTGGTCAATCAACGCTATCAAACGATCCCCTTCCCTTTTGAGGAGGTAGCATCTCCGCCCTTTGTCATGGTTGCTGATTGGACAGCCCATCACTTGATTGGCTATCTGGGCACCTGGTCTGCTGTTCACTTGTTTTCCCAACAGAAAGGACAGGCTGCGATCGCATCTGCTTTGAATGACTTAGAAGCAGCCTGGGAAGATTCTGCAACCCCTCTACTGGTTCGATGGCAACTCCACACCAGGATTGGCAAAGTAGAGTAG
- a CDS encoding DUF4278 domain-containing protein, with the protein MDDLLTLVGILIGITVTLWLVFELFAAPWQVLLLLLVVGLGVIWWLLEQNRSRSMPQEAEEISPSSSLGNALDLLVKPSSSQPIQDQPLTYRGTIYKLQSFPTADAQANEEIEISGKYRGNVWKKRPAPGPATETTEIIGKYRGCTWKSSNRKQ; encoded by the coding sequence ATGGACGATCTTTTAACCCTGGTAGGGATTCTAATAGGAATTACCGTTACCCTCTGGCTGGTTTTTGAGTTATTTGCTGCCCCCTGGCAGGTCTTGTTATTGCTCCTGGTTGTTGGATTGGGCGTTATCTGGTGGTTACTTGAGCAAAATCGGTCCAGAAGTATGCCCCAGGAAGCTGAGGAGATAAGCCCGTCCAGTTCTCTGGGCAACGCTTTAGACCTCCTGGTTAAGCCATCTTCCTCTCAACCAATACAGGACCAGCCCTTGACCTATCGGGGAACGATTTACAAACTTCAATCTTTCCCGACAGCAGACGCGCAAGCCAATGAGGAGATTGAAATTTCTGGAAAGTATCGTGGCAATGTTTGGAAGAAGAGACCTGCACCCGGTCCTGCCACAGAGACGACTGAAATTATCGGCAAATACCGGGGGTGTACCTGGAAGTCCTCCAATAGGAAACAGTAG
- a CDS encoding helix-turn-helix domain-containing protein, with amino-acid sequence MKAYSVDLRQKIIETYENEPISQRHLAKRFRVAPSFVTKLLKQYRETGALDPKPRPGRPRTLNAEQVQVVQSLVEAKSDMTLGELCDALNQQLKVRVSEPTMCRVIQRLNLTRKKKSSSPH; translated from the coding sequence ATGAAAGCTTACTCTGTTGACCTGCGCCAGAAAATCATTGAAACCTATGAGAATGAGCCGATTTCGCAACGTCATTTGGCCAAGCGGTTTCGGGTGGCTCCGAGTTTTGTCACCAAGTTGCTGAAGCAATATCGAGAGACGGGTGCGCTTGACCCAAAACCCAGGCCAGGACGTCCGAGAACCCTGAATGCAGAACAGGTACAGGTTGTCCAATCCCTGGTCGAAGCCAAAAGCGACATGACTTTAGGCGAACTCTGTGATGCGTTGAACCAACAACTGAAGGTCAGGGTGAGTGAACCGACGATGTGTCGCGTAATACAGCGTTTGAATCTGACACGTAAGAAAAAAAGCTCTTCACCCCACTGA
- a CDS encoding alpha/beta hydrolase, whose protein sequence is MDTENTDNSTTNSTTALSTVPEFLLFLQHGWADDNCAMLSLGQSLTTAQASIITPRLDYLQTWLRIAPLIDKVEKIATEEIARYPDIPIRIVGHSMGGLIWLEVLNRHPEWWSRVEALVLVASPVGGADLGRIIDPLRLGIGIARDLGVNRRAIAEKIAATIPTLVIAGDFDGGSDGTVPIESTRFANARFMQLQRLSHAVLRNHPLVATTIRQFWLNAGECQMIEYDSIVRRLQAVPGITDGHWRDSCKARPIMQLNTGGTILTWRNLVGIDHVYVSSSQNQFLYAGFVGWNHQKYLYQALEEIRAMYAIP, encoded by the coding sequence ATGGATACTGAGAATACTGATAACAGTACTACTAACAGCACTACTGCTTTATCTACAGTGCCTGAATTTCTTTTATTTTTGCAGCATGGTTGGGCAGATGATAACTGTGCCATGCTCTCTCTGGGGCAGAGTTTGACCACCGCTCAGGCATCAATCATCACGCCCCGATTGGACTACCTTCAAACCTGGCTCAGAATTGCTCCATTAATCGACAAGGTTGAGAAGATAGCGACTGAAGAGATAGCCCGTTATCCAGATATCCCCATCAGAATTGTTGGACATTCGATGGGGGGGTTGATCTGGTTAGAAGTATTGAACCGTCATCCAGAGTGGTGGTCCAGAGTGGAGGCTCTGGTTCTGGTTGCCTCTCCCGTGGGTGGAGCAGACCTGGGACGTATCATTGATCCCTTGAGGTTGGGGATTGGGATTGCCCGTGATTTGGGAGTAAATCGCCGGGCGATCGCCGAAAAGATAGCCGCAACCATTCCAACCTTAGTGATTGCTGGAGACTTTGATGGTGGTAGCGACGGGACGGTGCCCATTGAATCCACACGCTTTGCCAATGCCCGGTTTATGCAACTGCAAAGACTATCCCATGCAGTTCTACGGAACCACCCCCTGGTAGCAACTACCATTCGCCAATTCTGGTTAAACGCCGGGGAGTGCCAGATGATTGAATATGACAGCATTGTCCGTCGCTTGCAGGCTGTTCCAGGCATCACCGACGGTCACTGGCGGGATTCATGTAAAGCTCGGCCAATCATGCAGCTAAATACGGGGGGAACCATCCTGACCTGGCGCAATCTTGTGGGCATTGATCATGTCTATGTATCTTCTTCCCAAAACCAATTTCTGTATGCCGGTTTTGTAGGCTGGAATCACCAGAAGTATCTGTACCAGGCATTAGAAGAAATTCGAGCAATGTATGCTATCCCCTGA
- a CDS encoding CHAT domain-containing protein gives MFLVNRSEVEIAWKASEKLVKQYSRSVAVTQEFHISVTPIGNDEYLVRTERVAPGVPLAEEQVRWPVNDWLERASLLMNDPLTGLLRGDAIPSFPESLQETFNHGSNPSSQRAINLISLGQHLYNALFQGTIRDSWMTAQGIAQHRQEILRLRLGLKDHRLPRLPWEVLHAGDRPLATGTDVLFSRYNSSFSAISSFQFQPVPVVEPGQALKILLVLAAPSDQEVLALKQEALHLQEELQDLQNGGRNGRFPDIQLTILEQPGREQLTQALEHNHYQVLHYAGHSNLGSDGGKLYLVSNKTGLTESVSGDDLAGLLVNNGIRMAVFNSCRGAYTATAESSAAVGEGNLAEALVKRGIPAVLAMAERIPDDVALNLSRLFYRNLKQLYPIDLSLSRARQGLLSSYGSDQMYWALPILYLQPEFNGYLQPPLEGTDSLLSIASVDDTSEEPGLTEYAWNEDIPSSAASRDNESALLDEEAVPDAEAFDAEEFDAEEFDAGEWSEALSEDELDKEYLNKLYLDKENSSEDFAFKKGSAPGLSLTRLGTEAFETEALDRTFAPEDFKSEDFEPEDFESEGFESGELDPFDDDSLPDPDDLEFDDPESQPELEIAQLVQQLSQNSFRATGQDQALPTPPSEPLLPLEERTIRAADSPVSPDLPHVSRDAAPKVTSNPRRIAATMETEAPTLIEQADDGSVYLELERLWAETGKPTEAIAVCNRAIQANPTNSEAYDRLGLTLYGQGYLSEAIAAYQQALRINPSLAEAHNHLGLALYQQGNVREAIRAYSRAIQLNPMLKEARQNLDVALRKQGVRLSPEQLNLDSEPVELCSPMVESRPPGVEPDSRRGGNSTSVEMALPLPSPAIPFQQMLDFPRTSYARARAASLGQSTRSLLWAGAGAVSITAIVMGIWFSRHYIDSSWFRPPLFQSPATKVGDGNEQTESTATVVELATRQLNRGDILGAEASIQTLLDRGALAQAVAAMTPVLQAKPDNPTLNYWMGRAVWQYAMTGNPDYSIEDARRYWEASNRREPTPQRQNALGFAYYAAGDLDRARHAWLRALELDGEGSARQSGAKPSNARSSYEALTARAGVALVLIKQAENQPPEERNRNRNQAAQLRQKILTDDPDRFQPEALSKNWMWPDQAVEDWKTLLNLK, from the coding sequence ATGTTTTTGGTCAACAGGAGCGAGGTAGAAATCGCCTGGAAAGCGAGTGAAAAGCTGGTAAAGCAATATTCTCGGAGTGTAGCGGTGACCCAGGAATTTCACATTTCTGTGACTCCAATTGGGAATGATGAATATCTGGTGCGAACGGAACGGGTTGCACCAGGGGTACCGCTGGCAGAAGAACAGGTCAGATGGCCCGTCAATGATTGGCTGGAGCGTGCATCATTATTAATGAACGATCCGCTGACCGGATTGCTGCGGGGAGATGCTATTCCTTCCTTCCCAGAATCTTTACAAGAAACTTTCAATCACGGTTCAAATCCTTCATCTCAACGTGCAATCAACCTGATTTCCCTGGGGCAACATCTCTACAATGCACTCTTTCAGGGAACCATTCGTGATAGCTGGATGACTGCCCAGGGGATTGCTCAGCACCGGCAGGAAATTCTGCGCTTACGGCTGGGGCTGAAAGATCATCGTTTACCTCGCCTGCCCTGGGAGGTACTTCATGCTGGCGATCGCCCCCTGGCGACCGGAACAGATGTCCTGTTCTCCCGCTACAACTCCAGCTTTTCAGCCATTTCCTCATTCCAGTTTCAGCCCGTGCCCGTTGTTGAACCAGGGCAGGCACTCAAAATTTTGCTGGTGTTAGCCGCTCCCAGTGACCAGGAGGTTCTGGCACTGAAGCAGGAAGCCCTGCACCTGCAAGAAGAGTTGCAGGATCTTCAGAACGGGGGGCGGAATGGTCGGTTCCCTGATATCCAGCTCACGATTTTGGAACAGCCGGGACGGGAACAACTGACCCAGGCGTTAGAGCATAACCACTACCAGGTCCTGCACTATGCAGGGCATAGCAATTTGGGCAGTGATGGTGGCAAGCTCTACCTGGTCAGCAACAAAACTGGACTGACGGAATCTGTCAGTGGGGATGATCTGGCTGGACTGCTGGTCAATAATGGCATTCGGATGGCGGTCTTTAACTCTTGCCGGGGTGCCTATACTGCGACGGCTGAGTCCAGTGCAGCGGTTGGGGAAGGGAACCTGGCAGAGGCACTGGTCAAGCGAGGTATTCCGGCTGTTCTGGCAATGGCAGAGCGCATTCCCGATGATGTGGCACTCAATTTGAGTCGATTATTTTACCGGAATCTGAAACAACTTTACCCGATTGATCTGAGCCTCAGTCGTGCCCGTCAGGGTTTGCTCTCGTCCTACGGGTCTGACCAGATGTACTGGGCATTGCCCATCCTTTATTTACAGCCTGAGTTTAATGGTTATCTGCAACCTCCATTGGAGGGCACAGATAGCCTCCTGTCTATTGCATCAGTTGATGATACCTCTGAAGAACCTGGCCTGACTGAATATGCCTGGAATGAAGATATCCCTTCATCAGCCGCATCCAGGGATAATGAGAGCGCCCTGCTGGATGAGGAGGCAGTCCCCGACGCTGAAGCATTCGATGCCGAGGAATTTGATGCCGAGGAATTTGATGCTGGAGAGTGGAGCGAGGCGCTGAGTGAAGATGAGCTGGATAAGGAATATCTGAATAAGCTGTATCTGGACAAAGAAAATAGTTCAGAGGACTTTGCCTTCAAAAAGGGATCTGCTCCAGGACTGAGTTTAACCCGATTAGGAACTGAAGCCTTTGAAACTGAGGCACTCGATAGGACATTTGCGCCTGAGGATTTCAAGTCTGAGGATTTCGAGCCTGAGGATTTCGAGTCTGAGGGGTTTGAGTCTGGGGAACTGGATCCCTTTGATGATGACTCCCTGCCAGACCCGGACGATCTGGAATTTGATGATCCTGAGTCCCAGCCTGAACTGGAAATAGCCCAGCTTGTGCAGCAGCTTTCCCAAAACTCCTTCAGAGCCACTGGACAGGATCAGGCGCTTCCGACTCCCCCATCTGAACCTCTGCTGCCGCTGGAGGAGAGAACCATCCGGGCGGCAGATTCTCCCGTTTCCCCTGACCTACCCCATGTATCCCGTGATGCTGCGCCGAAGGTAACTTCCAATCCCAGGCGGATAGCCGCCACTATGGAAACGGAAGCACCGACTCTGATTGAGCAGGCAGACGATGGATCCGTTTATCTGGAACTGGAACGGCTGTGGGCAGAAACTGGCAAACCAACAGAGGCGATCGCCGTCTGCAATCGGGCAATTCAAGCAAATCCGACGAATTCCGAGGCCTATGATCGTCTGGGACTGACCCTCTATGGGCAGGGCTATCTGTCTGAAGCGATCGCGGCTTACCAGCAGGCACTTCGGATTAATCCCTCCCTGGCAGAAGCCCACAACCATTTGGGTCTGGCGCTTTACCAGCAGGGCAACGTCAGAGAAGCGATTCGAGCATACAGTCGCGCAATTCAACTCAACCCGATGCTGAAGGAGGCTCGTCAGAATCTGGATGTTGCGCTCCGTAAGCAAGGGGTTCGTCTGTCCCCAGAGCAGTTGAACCTTGACTCTGAGCCAGTAGAGCTTTGCTCTCCGATGGTAGAGAGCCGTCCTCCTGGCGTAGAACCTGACAGCAGGAGGGGTGGAAACAGTACCAGTGTGGAAATGGCTCTACCGTTGCCATCCCCCGCCATACCATTTCAACAGATGCTGGACTTTCCCCGCACGTCCTATGCCCGTGCCAGAGCAGCTTCTCTGGGGCAATCTACCCGATCGCTACTCTGGGCAGGAGCAGGAGCCGTGAGTATAACGGCGATCGTCATGGGTATCTGGTTTTCCCGTCATTACATCGATAGTTCATGGTTTCGCCCACCGCTGTTCCAATCCCCGGCCACTAAGGTTGGAGATGGGAATGAGCAAACCGAGAGTACAGCCACCGTTGTAGAGCTTGCAACCAGACAATTGAATCGAGGAGACATCCTGGGAGCCGAAGCGTCCATTCAAACGCTACTTGATCGGGGTGCCCTGGCTCAGGCAGTCGCAGCAATGACACCAGTCCTTCAGGCAAAACCCGATAATCCAACACTGAATTACTGGATGGGGCGTGCTGTATGGCAGTACGCCATGACCGGCAACCCGGACTATAGCATTGAAGATGCACGGCGCTATTGGGAAGCTTCTAACCGACGAGAACCCACGCCCCAACGGCAGAATGCACTGGGCTTCGCTTACTATGCGGCTGGCGACCTGGATCGCGCCAGACATGCATGGCTACGTGCTCTGGAACTGGATGGAGAAGGCTCTGCCAGGCAAAGCGGAGCTAAACCATCCAACGCTCGTTCTTCCTACGAGGCGCTGACTGCTCGTGCTGGAGTGGCGCTGGTACTGATTAAGCAGGCAGAAAACCAACCTCCTGAAGAGCGCAACCGCAACCGCAATCAAGCCGCTCAGCTCCGGCAAAAAATTTTGACTGATGACCCGGATCGTTTTCAACCAGAGGCTCTCAGTAAAAATTGGATGTGGCCAGACCAGGCTGTAGAAGATTGGAAAACACTGTTGAATCTTAAGTAA
- a CDS encoding HlyD family efflux transporter periplasmic adaptor subunit, giving the protein MSDPRRMRSQAEMFALPGLSGSSAAPPLALPGSPETDTDLPLLQNEEFLPPISRWTILGGYLMAATMGGVFLLAAVMRYNVTVQASASVRPAGEVRVLQAAVDGTVSAVNVQPNQELKAGDVIVEISAFDRNRLRTLQARRNTLNKYIRQHEENLTTTNRQIQATENEILAKAKVTPLPAPATPNQDGTPLTSETLVDAALETLGKNGATLSTKRDRLMQQRIALQNQIQYDRETLQEVTAEINKQIVSAPVDGKLLKLEVNNPGQPLRVGDPIAQIVPQNAPLVVKGQVETQDISKVAVGQLVHMRVTAYPYPDYGVLQGKVKAIAPDVTTLRDGNNAGLSYYEVTIQPDQAFLTRDNRQYPIQAGMEVRADIISRQETLLQFLLRKARLWTDL; this is encoded by the coding sequence ATGTCTGACCCCCGTAGAATGCGCAGTCAAGCTGAAATGTTTGCACTCCCTGGATTGTCAGGTTCATCTGCTGCGCCACCACTGGCGTTGCCAGGTTCGCCTGAGACGGATACAGACCTGCCACTGCTCCAGAATGAGGAATTTTTGCCGCCCATCAGCCGCTGGACCATTCTGGGAGGGTATTTGATGGCAGCAACGATGGGTGGAGTCTTTCTATTAGCGGCTGTGATGCGTTACAACGTTACGGTGCAGGCTTCTGCCAGTGTGCGACCGGCAGGTGAAGTGAGGGTTTTGCAGGCAGCGGTTGATGGCACCGTCAGCGCAGTGAATGTGCAACCCAACCAGGAACTCAAAGCAGGGGATGTCATTGTTGAAATCTCAGCATTTGATCGCAATCGTTTGCGGACCCTCCAGGCACGCAGAAATACCTTAAACAAATATATTCGACAGCATGAAGAAAACCTGACAACCACCAACCGTCAGATCCAGGCAACGGAGAATGAAATTCTGGCAAAAGCAAAGGTGACGCCTTTGCCTGCACCGGCAACTCCCAACCAGGACGGCACTCCACTTACATCAGAAACCCTGGTTGATGCAGCTCTGGAGACACTGGGCAAAAATGGGGCAACCTTATCGACTAAACGCGATCGCCTGATGCAGCAGCGCATTGCTTTACAAAACCAGATCCAATACGACCGGGAAACCCTGCAAGAGGTGACGGCTGAAATTAATAAGCAGATTGTGTCAGCACCTGTTGATGGCAAGCTACTAAAACTGGAAGTTAACAATCCAGGTCAACCATTGCGGGTTGGCGATCCGATTGCCCAGATTGTGCCCCAAAATGCCCCTTTAGTCGTTAAAGGGCAGGTGGAAACTCAGGATATCAGTAAAGTCGCTGTCGGACAGTTGGTGCACATGCGCGTCACTGCCTATCCCTATCCAGACTATGGGGTGTTGCAGGGTAAAGTGAAGGCGATCGCCCCCGACGTTACCACGCTGCGAGATGGCAACAATGCGGGCTTATCCTACTACGAAGTGACGATTCAGCCAGACCAGGCTTTTCTAACCAGGGACAATCGCCAGTACCCCATTCAGGCAGGGATGGAAGTCAGGGCGGATATTATTTCACGACAGGAAACGCTGTTACAGTTTTTGCTGCGTAAGGCAAGGTTGTGGACAGATTTGTGA